In Desulfuribacillus alkaliarsenatis, the following proteins share a genomic window:
- a CDS encoding M42 family metallopeptidase, whose protein sequence is MLLKKLTEANGISGNETEIRNLIKTEIAQYVDEMYTDVLGNLIAIKNKNNGKDKVMLAAHMDEVGLMVVNIEKNGLLKFRSVGGIDERILVSKHVLIGEDKVNGVIGAKAIHLQKPNERTIPLTMDQLYIDIGANSKEEAESKVKIGDYVAFASAYTEMGSKCVKGKAFDDRVGCAVLIEILKSNIDIPIYAAFTVQEEIGLRGASTATYSINPDLALVIEGTTASDVIGTKEHQYVTQLGKGPALSVIDRGMIANAKLNKNILKIADDNNIPIQIREGASGGNDAGKIHLHKTGVLTGVLSIPVRYIHSPHSLINLDDYENLIKLTKVVLDEVAKGGISST, encoded by the coding sequence ATGCTATTAAAAAAATTAACAGAAGCCAATGGAATATCAGGTAATGAAACGGAAATCCGTAATTTAATTAAAACAGAGATAGCCCAATACGTTGATGAAATGTACACAGATGTATTAGGCAATTTAATAGCTATTAAGAACAAAAACAATGGTAAGGATAAAGTAATGCTTGCTGCCCATATGGACGAAGTAGGTTTAATGGTCGTTAATATTGAAAAAAATGGTTTATTAAAATTCAGGTCTGTCGGTGGTATTGATGAGCGAATTCTCGTCTCAAAGCACGTGTTAATTGGTGAGGATAAAGTGAATGGTGTAATTGGTGCAAAGGCAATTCACTTACAAAAACCTAATGAGCGTACAATTCCATTAACGATGGATCAATTATATATTGATATTGGGGCTAATAGTAAAGAAGAAGCTGAATCTAAGGTGAAAATCGGTGACTATGTAGCTTTTGCGTCTGCATACACTGAAATGGGTTCTAAATGCGTAAAAGGTAAAGCGTTTGACGACCGTGTAGGCTGCGCCGTACTAATAGAAATCTTAAAAAGCAATATAGATATACCTATATACGCAGCATTTACCGTCCAGGAGGAAATAGGACTACGTGGAGCATCTACAGCTACTTATTCAATCAACCCGGACCTAGCACTTGTAATTGAAGGCACTACAGCTTCCGACGTGATTGGCACCAAGGAGCATCAATACGTTACCCAGTTAGGAAAAGGACCAGCTCTCTCGGTTATAGATCGCGGAATGATAGCTAATGCGAAACTAAATAAAAACATATTAAAAATAGCCGATGACAACAACATTCCAATCCAAATTCGTGAAGGAGCCTCTGGTGGTAATGACGCTGGAAAGATTCACTTACATAAAACAGGGGTTTTGACGGGAGTATTGTCTATACCAGTACGTTACATACATTCTCCCCACTCACTGATTAATTTAGATGATTATGAGAATCTAATAAAACTCACTAAGGTTGTTCTAGATGAAGTTGCAAAGGGAGGTATATCAAGTACATGA
- a CDS encoding M42 family metallopeptidase, whose protein sequence is MKEILTKLVEAYGPPGNEAQVRELIINEIKAKVDDIQIDVMGNIIAKKKGNIGEKSIMFAAHMDEIGLMVTHIDKNGFLRFTTMGGVKVFNLIGERVRFANGTIGVINAEFIKNWKEIELHKLFIDIGVETKEEAQKLVAIGDSCGIERSLVDLGNRVAAKSLDDRIGCAILIQMINEIQEISHNHDVYFTFTVQEEVGLRGAKTAAYGIDPDLGIAVDVTIAGDTPEPPKIDLHLGKGPAIKVKDVSMITNPLVKDLMVNTAKKHNIPYQLEVLPYGGTDAGAIHLTKAGILAGCISIPCRYVHSPSEMVDMRDVEHSVKLGLQLIKEFV, encoded by the coding sequence ATGAAAGAAATACTAACGAAATTAGTTGAAGCATATGGCCCACCGGGAAACGAAGCGCAAGTAAGAGAATTAATTATAAATGAAATAAAAGCAAAGGTAGATGATATACAGATAGACGTGATGGGTAATATTATTGCTAAGAAAAAAGGTAACATTGGTGAAAAAAGCATTATGTTCGCTGCCCATATGGATGAAATAGGACTTATGGTTACACACATAGACAAAAACGGTTTTCTTCGCTTTACAACTATGGGTGGAGTGAAGGTTTTTAATCTAATCGGGGAACGTGTTAGGTTTGCCAATGGGACTATTGGTGTTATAAATGCGGAGTTTATAAAGAACTGGAAGGAAATAGAGCTACATAAGCTCTTTATTGATATTGGTGTTGAAACTAAGGAAGAAGCACAAAAGCTTGTTGCTATAGGTGACTCCTGTGGAATAGAACGCTCACTTGTTGACTTAGGTAATAGGGTAGCTGCTAAGTCCCTTGATGATCGAATCGGTTGTGCAATTCTGATACAAATGATTAATGAAATACAAGAAATATCCCATAATCATGATGTATATTTTACCTTTACCGTCCAAGAGGAAGTAGGCCTTCGAGGAGCTAAGACAGCAGCCTATGGAATTGATCCAGATCTAGGAATAGCTGTTGACGTTACAATTGCAGGTGATACTCCAGAACCTCCAAAGATAGATTTGCATTTAGGAAAAGGTCCCGCAATTAAGGTGAAGGATGTAAGTATGATTACCAATCCATTAGTAAAAGACTTAATGGTAAACACAGCCAAAAAACACAATATCCCATATCAATTAGAGGTTTTACCATATGGAGGTACCGATGCAGGCGCAATCCATTTAACCAAAGCGGGGATTTTAGCAGGCTGCATTTCAATTCCATGTCGATACGTTCATAGCCCTTCTGAAATGGTTGATATGCGCGATGTTGAACATTCAGTAAAATTAGGATTGCAATTAATCAAAGAATTCGTGTAA
- the aroC gene encoding chorismate synthase, which produces MGIRYLSAGESHGPELTAIIEGMPANFTVNLDEINFQLSRRQKGHGRGGRMKIEKDQALVTSGIRFNRTTGAPICLKVINRDWVNWEDKMAHFGEPLENIELVSRPRPGHADLSGGIKYQQRDLRNILERASARETTIRVAVGGLARQILEQFGIKIYSHVLQIGSVKEENPVRPFEAKDTAEWANKVEESPVRSYNSNTEKRMMDEIDKIKAEGDSVGGIIEIIITGAPVGLGSYVHWEHKLDSKLATAVMSVQAIKAVEFGLGFKVGERPGSQVHDAIYHSEEAGFYRNTNHAGGIEGGMTNGEPIIIRAAMKPIPTLYKPLESVDIETKQAFEASIERSDACAVPAAAVVVENAVAWELANCFLDKFSGDSVEEIKQQVAAYQDLIDNY; this is translated from the coding sequence ATGGGGATAAGATATTTATCTGCAGGTGAATCCCATGGCCCAGAATTGACGGCCATAATTGAGGGAATGCCTGCAAACTTTACAGTGAATTTAGATGAGATTAATTTTCAGCTTAGCAGGAGACAAAAAGGTCATGGCCGTGGCGGTCGTATGAAAATTGAAAAAGATCAGGCCTTAGTTACATCAGGTATAAGATTCAATCGTACAACTGGAGCGCCAATATGTTTAAAAGTTATAAATCGAGATTGGGTAAACTGGGAAGACAAGATGGCTCACTTTGGCGAGCCACTTGAAAATATAGAATTGGTTTCGCGACCACGACCAGGCCATGCTGATTTGTCAGGTGGAATAAAGTATCAACAGCGTGATTTGCGTAATATATTAGAACGGGCATCTGCACGGGAAACAACGATACGCGTGGCAGTTGGCGGATTAGCCAGACAAATTTTAGAGCAATTTGGTATTAAAATCTATAGCCATGTATTACAAATAGGAAGTGTAAAGGAAGAAAATCCTGTTAGACCATTTGAGGCCAAAGATACTGCAGAATGGGCAAATAAAGTCGAGGAGTCACCCGTTCGTAGCTATAATTCTAATACTGAGAAACGAATGATGGACGAAATTGATAAAATAAAAGCCGAAGGTGATTCAGTAGGTGGAATTATTGAAATTATTATAACTGGTGCACCTGTAGGCCTAGGTAGCTATGTGCATTGGGAGCATAAGCTAGATAGCAAGTTAGCTACAGCTGTAATGAGCGTTCAGGCTATTAAAGCAGTTGAATTTGGTTTAGGGTTTAAGGTTGGAGAAAGACCTGGCTCGCAGGTGCATGATGCCATCTATCATTCAGAAGAAGCTGGCTTTTATCGGAACACAAACCATGCAGGTGGTATTGAAGGTGGGATGACTAACGGTGAGCCAATTATCATTCGCGCTGCGATGAAGCCTATTCCAACGTTGTACAAACCATTAGAGAGTGTTGATATTGAGACGAAGCAGGCTTTCGAAGCAAGTATAGAGCGTTCCGATGCTTGTGCCGTACCAGCAGCTGCAGTAGTTGTTGAAAATGCCGTCGCATGGGAGCTTGCTAACTGTTTTCTAGATAAATTCTCTGGCGACTCTGTAGAAGAAATCAAGCAGCAGGTTGCTGCCTATCAAGATTTAATTGATAACTATTAG
- the aroB gene encoding 3-dehydroquinate synthase yields the protein MNIFHTINLHTSSSSYDIIFGEELLENIHLIKAIKNIKPTKVLVLSDTVVGPLYANTMLQSLKQMDIDCQLYTVPSGENSKSLAVFQEVVGYMLEQGFDRKSLIIALGGGVVGDLGGFVAASFMRGIPFVQVPTTILAHDSSVGGKVAINHPLGKNTIGAFHQPLAVVYDMNTIKTLPKEQIASGVAEIVKHAHIHRPELNHWLIENYHKIEQLDNKSLATMLYKSCEVKAEIVSKDERETGVRAYLNFGHTIAHGIEGALGYGKIPHGIAVAIGMVSAALIGYQKGITPKHVLTHIIEINKALKLPIHLPESIDEQNVINYILHDKKNIGGQLTFVLLEELGKPAIIRGITTSEVLDALQQQKQL from the coding sequence TTGAACATATTTCATACAATTAATTTGCACACGAGTTCTAGTAGCTATGACATTATATTTGGAGAAGAATTACTTGAGAATATTCATCTAATAAAAGCTATTAAAAACATAAAACCAACAAAGGTTTTAGTTTTATCTGACACAGTCGTTGGTCCATTGTACGCTAATACAATGCTGCAGTCTTTAAAACAGATGGATATAGATTGTCAATTGTATACAGTTCCTAGCGGAGAAAATTCAAAATCTCTAGCTGTATTTCAAGAAGTAGTAGGCTACATGCTTGAACAAGGCTTTGATCGCAAATCACTAATTATAGCTCTAGGTGGAGGAGTCGTTGGAGATTTAGGCGGATTTGTAGCTGCTTCTTTTATGCGGGGGATTCCATTTGTACAAGTTCCAACAACTATCCTAGCACATGATAGTAGTGTAGGTGGGAAGGTAGCGATTAATCACCCCTTAGGAAAGAATACTATTGGTGCGTTCCATCAGCCGCTTGCGGTTGTTTATGATATGAACACAATAAAGACACTGCCTAAGGAGCAAATAGCTAGTGGAGTGGCGGAAATAGTTAAACACGCTCATATTCATAGACCAGAGCTAAATCATTGGCTGATTGAGAATTACCATAAAATTGAACAGTTAGACAACAAGTCTTTAGCTACAATGTTATATAAGTCCTGTGAGGTTAAAGCAGAGATTGTTAGTAAGGATGAACGAGAAACTGGTGTTAGGGCTTATTTGAATTTTGGTCATACAATTGCCCACGGCATTGAAGGGGCATTAGGGTATGGTAAGATACCACACGGTATAGCTGTAGCAATTGGTATGGTAAGTGCGGCTCTAATAGGATACCAAAAAGGTATAACACCAAAGCATGTGTTAACACATATCATAGAAATCAATAAAGCGTTGAAATTGCCGATTCATTTACCTGAGTCTATAGACGAACAGAATGTTATTAATTATATTCTCCATGATAAGAAGAATATTGGCGGTCAACTAACATTTGTTCTACTTGAAGAATTAGGTAAGCCAGCGATTATCAGAGGAATAACAACATCTGAGGTGCTAGATGCGCTTCAGCAGCAAAAACAATTATAA
- the trpE gene encoding anthranilate synthase component I → MYPSFLEFSNYASSYQLIPVSKEYMADFETPISIFNRIVHEKNVFLLESVEGGEKWARYSFIGKNPFLIATLLNKTISLKGTINKNIHSESPLKELERIISQYKSPIIKGLPPFTGGAVGYFSYNVTRYFENLPEKDGVHETPDACFLFCDEIIVYDHKHQKIIIIANVKINKQASHVELQEQYIDAEKRIDKMYEKLTGLGSKIEQKNGFAPVLTKKELATPLENRTHSDTTRDEFHQMVKKAKDYIKAGDIFQVVLSQKWKIDTYATPFETYRILRTLNPSPYMYYLDIEGLKVVGTSPELLVRVTDKCVETRPIAGTRPRGETKAEDIKHEQDLLADPKERSEHLMLVDLGRNDVGRVSKYGSVNVSQFMDIERYSHVMHIVSHVQGQLKDQLTPFDALEGCFPAGTVSGAPKVRAMEIIAELEKQSRGLYAGAIGYLGFSGNFDSCITIRTIVFENGSAYLQAGAGVVHDSDPELEYKETINKARALMKAIEKAEQVFYERVELNA, encoded by the coding sequence ATGTACCCTTCGTTTTTAGAGTTTAGTAATTACGCATCATCATACCAATTAATACCTGTTTCCAAAGAATATATGGCCGATTTTGAAACACCAATTAGTATTTTCAATAGAATTGTTCATGAGAAAAATGTATTTCTCTTAGAAAGCGTTGAAGGAGGAGAAAAATGGGCACGGTACTCCTTTATCGGCAAGAATCCATTTTTAATTGCAACGCTACTCAATAAGACTATCAGTTTGAAAGGCACGATTAACAAAAATATCCACTCAGAATCACCGTTAAAAGAATTAGAACGGATTATAAGTCAGTATAAAAGTCCAATTATTAAAGGATTACCTCCTTTTACTGGTGGTGCTGTCGGATACTTCTCCTATAATGTAACACGTTACTTTGAAAACCTTCCAGAGAAGGATGGGGTTCACGAAACACCTGACGCATGTTTCTTGTTCTGTGATGAAATTATCGTCTATGATCATAAGCACCAAAAAATCATTATTATTGCAAATGTTAAAATAAATAAACAGGCTTCCCACGTAGAGCTACAAGAGCAATATATAGATGCGGAAAAACGCATTGATAAAATGTATGAAAAATTAACAGGCTTAGGGTCGAAAATAGAGCAGAAAAATGGTTTTGCACCTGTTTTAACAAAGAAGGAATTAGCAACCCCGTTAGAAAATCGAACCCATAGTGATACAACCCGAGATGAATTTCATCAAATGGTTAAAAAGGCGAAGGATTATATTAAAGCAGGTGACATATTCCAAGTTGTATTATCTCAAAAGTGGAAGATTGACACCTATGCAACTCCCTTCGAAACATATAGAATACTTAGAACACTTAACCCTTCACCATATATGTATTACTTAGACATTGAAGGTTTAAAAGTAGTAGGTACTTCCCCTGAATTACTTGTACGCGTGACTGATAAATGTGTAGAGACACGACCAATTGCTGGCACAAGACCTAGGGGAGAAACCAAAGCTGAAGACATTAAACACGAGCAAGATTTACTTGCAGACCCTAAGGAACGATCAGAGCATTTGATGCTAGTTGATTTGGGGCGAAATGATGTTGGTAGAGTTAGTAAATACGGCTCTGTTAATGTCTCACAATTCATGGATATAGAACGCTATTCCCATGTAATGCATATTGTTTCTCATGTACAGGGACAGCTTAAGGATCAATTAACGCCATTTGATGCCTTAGAAGGATGCTTCCCAGCAGGTACGGTATCAGGTGCTCCGAAAGTACGTGCAATGGAAATAATTGCAGAGCTAGAGAAGCAAAGCCGTGGACTCTATGCAGGTGCAATTGGATACCTAGGCTTTTCAGGAAACTTTGATAGCTGTATTACTATTCGAACGATTGTATTTGAAAACGGATCAGCCTATCTCCAGGCAGGAGCAGGTGTAGTACATGATTCAGACCCTGAACTAGAATATAAAGAAACTATAAATAAGGCCCGTGCATTAATGAAGGCTATTGAAAAGGCTGAACAAGTATTCTATGAAAGGGTGGAGCTAAATGCTTAA
- the trpD gene encoding anthranilate phosphoribosyltransferase, which produces MLKQFIEIIDTGTSLTSEQAEQALSIIMDGNADNNQIEHLLLSLSNKGEHITELVGFAKAMRAHSISVNLDNSNLLDTCGTGGDGGNIFNISTAVAFVAAAAGIPVAKHGNRAVSGKSGSVDVLEALGINIQLDQLQSQHIFNETNLVFLFAQQHHPTMKYVAPIRKKLQRRTIFNMVGPLTNPAGASYQIIGVYSESLAEQLGEALLELGGKQALIVHSHSGLDELSIDGANTIVEIRNGELRKYTITPEEVGLQKGPLCEVSGGSAKENAETIVDVFRGTNKGVDRDMLVFNAGAALYIADKCKSIAEGVQLVEMLLDSKQVYKKYQQYKQLSNQFIGTEGAIS; this is translated from the coding sequence ATGCTTAAACAGTTTATTGAAATAATAGATACAGGAACAAGCTTAACGAGTGAGCAGGCAGAGCAAGCATTATCAATTATAATGGATGGTAATGCAGATAATAATCAAATTGAGCATTTATTACTCTCACTTTCAAACAAAGGTGAACACATTACAGAGTTAGTGGGCTTTGCCAAAGCAATGCGAGCTCATTCGATTTCTGTTAATTTAGATAATAGTAATCTACTAGATACCTGCGGTACAGGTGGTGATGGTGGTAATATATTTAACATATCTACTGCCGTTGCATTTGTAGCAGCCGCAGCTGGTATCCCAGTAGCAAAGCATGGAAATCGTGCTGTATCTGGAAAGAGTGGCAGCGTAGATGTTCTCGAAGCATTAGGGATTAATATTCAATTAGACCAGCTTCAAAGCCAACATATCTTTAACGAGACAAATCTAGTATTTCTATTCGCACAACAGCATCACCCAACAATGAAGTACGTAGCTCCAATTAGAAAAAAACTACAAAGACGAACTATTTTTAATATGGTAGGACCTTTAACAAACCCAGCAGGGGCTAGTTATCAAATAATTGGGGTGTATAGTGAATCTTTAGCAGAACAACTTGGTGAAGCTCTTTTAGAGCTTGGGGGCAAGCAAGCGCTTATTGTCCATAGTCACTCGGGGCTAGATGAATTGAGTATAGATGGAGCAAATACAATTGTAGAAATTCGTAATGGGGAACTGCGTAAATATACTATCACACCAGAAGAAGTAGGCCTACAAAAAGGTCCATTATGTGAAGTGTCAGGCGGAAGTGCTAAAGAAAATGCAGAAACTATTGTAGATGTTTTTAGAGGCACTAACAAAGGTGTTGATAGGGATATGCTCGTGTTCAATGCTGGAGCTGCTTTATATATTGCTGACAAATGTAAATCTATAGCTGAGGGAGTACAGCTTGTAGAAATGTTACTAGATTCTAAACAAGTATATAAAAAATATCAGCAATACAAACAACTATCAAACCAATTCATAGGAACTGAGGGAGCTATATCATGA
- the trpC gene encoding indole-3-glycerol phosphate synthase TrpC, with the protein MILDKIVAVKRQEAEILRNYYIENNYRAELRQALPVRNFYQNLKEHSRTYKLAIIAEVKKASPSKGIIREDFNPTEIANEYAESDVAAISVLTDTEFFKGDFKYLQQIRKHVQLPLLCKDFIISPYQVIHARLHGADAILLIAKILEKEDLMGLYQFATDLGMDCLIEIHDGLDLEKALSIEAKIIGINNRNLDTFETDIKNTEKWLKHIPEQIITISESGIHNAADSKQVNEYGANGILVGESLMRSKSISEKVKELRLEE; encoded by the coding sequence ATGATATTAGACAAAATAGTAGCAGTCAAAAGACAAGAAGCAGAAATATTACGTAATTATTATATAGAAAATAACTACCGCGCAGAGCTCAGACAGGCTCTACCAGTGAGGAATTTTTATCAAAACTTAAAAGAGCACAGTCGCACATACAAGCTTGCTATTATAGCCGAGGTAAAAAAAGCATCACCTTCTAAAGGTATTATAAGAGAAGACTTTAATCCAACTGAAATAGCAAACGAGTATGCAGAGAGTGATGTAGCAGCGATTTCAGTATTGACAGATACAGAATTTTTCAAGGGTGATTTTAAATACTTGCAGCAGATTCGTAAGCATGTACAGCTACCACTTCTATGTAAAGATTTTATTATTAGTCCCTATCAAGTCATTCATGCACGTTTACACGGTGCCGATGCAATCCTATTGATTGCCAAAATTTTAGAAAAAGAGGATTTAATGGGGTTATACCAATTTGCCACTGATTTAGGCATGGATTGTCTGATTGAAATTCATGATGGCTTAGATTTAGAAAAGGCCCTATCCATAGAGGCTAAGATTATTGGAATAAATAATCGTAACTTAGATACCTTCGAAACAGATATTAAGAACACAGAGAAATGGCTCAAGCATATACCTGAGCAAATCATTACAATAAGTGAAAGTGGTATACACAATGCAGCAGATAGTAAACAAGTTAACGAGTATGGTGCTAATGGTATCTTAGTTGGAGAGTCATTAATGAGGTCTAAATCTATCTCAGAAAAAGTTAAAGAGCTTCGTTTAGAGGAGTGA
- a CDS encoding phosphoribosylanthranilate isomerase: protein MLKVKICGVQDVATVTNLLKRKVDYIGMIFAESKRKVKQAMLQECRVVVESAQQTSTNTKFVAVFLNQPYDEIVSALEQFPFQVVQLHGQETIGDCKKLKRQFPHLKIIKTLSVPVSVIDETMLIQDLQRSISYYRQVVEGFLLDTKVGSQHGGTGISFPWDIVKPIFNNPFRNYQLGIAGGLSAANIDQLLSVISPDFVDINSGVETDGRKDIKKTNQLLNLLEASHNEPCRTIS from the coding sequence ATGCTAAAGGTAAAGATTTGCGGAGTCCAGGATGTAGCCACGGTTACTAACTTACTAAAGCGAAAAGTAGATTATATAGGAATGATTTTTGCGGAAAGCAAACGAAAGGTAAAGCAAGCTATGCTGCAGGAATGCAGAGTGGTAGTAGAATCGGCACAGCAAACATCGACGAATACAAAGTTTGTAGCTGTATTTTTAAACCAACCATACGATGAAATAGTATCAGCTTTAGAGCAATTTCCTTTTCAGGTTGTTCAGTTGCATGGGCAGGAGACAATTGGCGATTGCAAAAAATTAAAAAGACAATTTCCTCATCTTAAAATTATAAAAACACTATCAGTACCTGTTAGTGTCATAGATGAAACAATGCTAATACAAGATTTGCAGCGAAGCATTTCTTATTATCGTCAAGTGGTTGAGGGCTTTTTATTAGATACAAAGGTAGGCAGTCAGCATGGCGGAACAGGCATAAGCTTTCCTTGGGATATAGTAAAACCTATATTTAACAACCCCTTTAGAAACTATCAGCTAGGTATTGCGGGAGGGTTATCAGCAGCAAATATAGATCAGCTATTATCTGTAATATCACCTGATTTCGTTGATATAAATAGTGGCGTCGAAACAGATGGACGCAAAGATATTAAAAAAACAAATCAATTATTAAACCTACTGGAGGCATCTCATAATGAACCCTGTCGAACAATCTCTTAA
- the trpB gene encoding tryptophan synthase subunit beta produces the protein MNPVEQSLNHKQTRFGEFGGQFVPETLMYAVEELEQEFNRYKEDEDFINEYKQLLKNYSGRETPLYFAQRLTEKLGGAKVYLKREDLNHTGAHKINNTIGQALLAKKMGKNKIVAETGAGQHGVATATVCALLGLECIVFMGEEDVRRQKLNVFRMELLGAKVEAVTSGTKTLKDATNEALRYWVSNVEDTFYIIGSVVGPHPYPTIVREFQRVIGDEARKQMLESYGKLPECVIACVGGGSNAIGMFTAFLKDQQVNLIGVEAAGEGVNTERHAATMTKGSIGILHGMKTYLLQDKYGQILPVHSISAGLDYPGIGPEHAFLKDSGRVKYHAITDDEALAAFMELSKLEGIIPALESSHAVAEAIKLAPTMRKEESIVICLSGRGDKDVNTVLEYLGGN, from the coding sequence ATGAACCCTGTCGAACAATCTCTTAATCATAAACAGACACGTTTTGGTGAGTTTGGTGGTCAATTTGTACCTGAAACCCTAATGTATGCTGTTGAAGAACTTGAGCAAGAATTTAATAGATATAAGGAAGACGAAGATTTTATTAATGAATACAAACAGCTGTTAAAGAATTATTCAGGAAGAGAAACGCCTTTATACTTCGCACAAAGGCTAACAGAAAAGCTTGGTGGAGCAAAGGTTTACCTGAAGCGTGAAGATTTAAATCATACTGGTGCCCATAAAATCAATAACACAATAGGGCAAGCATTACTAGCAAAAAAAATGGGCAAGAATAAAATAGTAGCAGAAACAGGTGCTGGTCAGCATGGTGTTGCAACGGCTACAGTATGTGCATTGTTAGGTCTAGAATGTATAGTATTCATGGGTGAAGAAGATGTCCGAAGGCAAAAGCTCAATGTGTTTCGAATGGAATTATTAGGTGCTAAGGTAGAGGCTGTCACATCTGGAACGAAGACTTTAAAGGATGCAACTAATGAAGCTTTAAGATATTGGGTTAGTAATGTGGAAGATACTTTCTATATAATCGGTTCTGTTGTTGGACCGCATCCATATCCTACGATTGTGCGCGAATTCCAAAGGGTAATTGGTGATGAAGCGAGAAAACAGATGCTAGAATCATACGGAAAGCTTCCTGAATGTGTAATTGCATGTGTAGGAGGAGGTAGTAACGCTATTGGAATGTTCACTGCTTTCTTAAAAGACCAGCAGGTAAATTTAATTGGAGTAGAGGCTGCCGGGGAAGGTGTAAACACAGAGCGACATGCTGCTACAATGACAAAGGGTAGTATCGGAATTCTGCATGGTATGAAAACATATTTACTGCAGGATAAGTATGGTCAGATATTACCTGTACATTCTATATCTGCTGGTTTAGATTACCCAGGAATCGGACCAGAGCATGCATTTTTAAAAGATAGTGGTAGAGTTAAGTACCATGCTATAACTGACGATGAAGCTTTAGCGGCATTTATGGAACTGAGTAAGCTAGAGGGTATTATCCCAGCATTAGAAAGCTCCCATGCAGTCGCGGAAGCGATTAAACTTGCTCCAACAATGAGAAAGGAAGAAAGTATTGTGATTTGTTTGTCAGGTAGAGGAGATAAAGACGTAAATACTGTACTAGAGTACCTAGGAGGTAACTAA
- the trpA gene encoding tryptophan synthase subunit alpha produces MNKLFVPFITAGYPSLDITKEIIREFNDMQIPYVELGVPYSDPLADGPTIQRASDIALANGANLDTIFDMISSIAEPLSSKLIIFSYYNPLYVYGFKKFCEKCKKLGIYGVLIPDLPKEEEHEVISLINDYDLVLIPLVTPTSASRLQLILEGKDRGFIYCVSSLGVTGERQSFHSNLEKFIDKVKSISDLPVVVGFGVSSREQAEDICNFADGVIVGSKIINIITNAFEKFIDQKTPAFIAKEVRKNVENICPYVYNK; encoded by the coding sequence ATGAATAAATTATTTGTACCGTTTATAACTGCTGGGTACCCTTCGCTAGATATAACTAAGGAAATTATTAGAGAGTTTAATGATATGCAGATACCTTATGTAGAATTGGGAGTCCCTTACTCTGATCCCTTAGCAGATGGGCCAACAATTCAGCGTGCCAGTGATATCGCCTTAGCAAATGGAGCTAATTTAGATACCATCTTTGATATGATATCAAGTATTGCAGAACCACTATCATCAAAGCTCATAATATTCAGCTATTATAATCCGCTTTATGTATACGGTTTTAAAAAGTTTTGTGAAAAATGTAAAAAGCTAGGAATCTATGGAGTACTGATACCAGATTTGCCGAAGGAAGAGGAGCATGAAGTAATTAGTTTAATAAATGATTATGATTTAGTTTTAATACCATTAGTTACACCAACCTCGGCGTCTAGACTACAACTAATCTTAGAAGGTAAAGATAGAGGATTTATTTATTGTGTATCTTCATTAGGAGTAACTGGGGAACGACAAAGCTTTCACAGCAATTTAGAGAAATTTATAGACAAGGTTAAGTCAATTTCAGATCTACCTGTTGTTGTTGGTTTTGGAGTTTCTAGTCGAGAGCAAGCTGAAGACATATGTAATTTTGCCGACGGAGTCATTGTTGGCAGCAAAATAATAAATATTATAACAAATGCTTTCGAAAAGTTTATTGATCAGAAAACGCCAGCGTTTATCGCTAAGGAAGTACGAAAGAATGTTGAAAATATTTGCCCCTATGTGTACAATAAATAA